In a single window of the Campylobacter fetus subsp. testudinum 03-427 genome:
- the flgA gene encoding flagellar basal body P-ring biosynthesis protein (Pfam match to PF13144.2 ChapFlgA) — protein sequence MPEDFSQYRLKDIFILSIRGNDGNFRALYEMPNKLNKSIFFKFKIDAKVNVLVAIKDIDRDHILNLSDYEQRSVSLKEYDKEALKETPKNIKLITRTRIKRGKILTNRQFKTLSDIKKGDLVNAVLKDGTLNIEVSVTALEDGSVGDIIQVRNENNQVFKANVISKNRVLIR from the coding sequence TTGCCTGAAGATTTTTCTCAGTATAGACTAAAAGATATTTTTATACTATCTATTAGAGGTAATGATGGAAACTTTAGAGCTCTTTATGAAATGCCAAATAAGCTAAATAAAAGCATATTTTTTAAATTTAAAATAGACGCCAAAGTAAATGTTTTAGTTGCTATAAAAGATATAGATAGAGATCATATACTAAATTTAAGCGATTATGAGCAAAGAAGTGTAAGCTTAAAAGAGTATGACAAAGAGGCGTTAAAAGAAACTCCGAAAAATATAAAACTTATAACAAGAACTAGAATTAAACGAGGTAAAATTCTCACAAATAGGCAGTTTAAAACATTAAGCGATATAAAAAAAGGAGATTTGGTAAATGCGGTTTTAAAGGACGGAACTTTAAATATTGAAGTATCAGTAACTGCGCTAGAAGATGGAAGCGTAGGAGATATAATCCAAGTTAGAAACGAAAACAATCAAGTTTTTAAAGCTAATGTTATTTCAAAAAATAGAGTTTTAATAAGGTGA
- the coaD gene encoding phosphopantetheine adenylyltransferase (Pfam match to PF01467.22 CTP_transf_like), which yields MNKSCIYPGTFDPITNGHMDVIKRACRVFDNVIVAVALNESKTPYFCYEKRISLAKTATKDIPKVSVIGFDNLLVDFAKSKGINTVVRGLRAVSDFEYELQIGYANASLWSEFETVYFMPSLKNAFISSSIVRSVLKHGGDIRSLVPISVLEEIKGKLC from the coding sequence ATGAATAAATCTTGTATATATCCCGGCACGTTTGATCCCATTACAAATGGTCATATGGATGTCATAAAAAGAGCTTGCAGGGTTTTTGATAATGTTATAGTAGCAGTTGCGTTAAATGAGAGTAAAACGCCCTATTTTTGTTATGAAAAGCGAATAAGCTTAGCAAAAACAGCCACTAAAGATATACCAAAAGTAAGCGTTATAGGTTTTGATAATCTACTTGTGGATTTTGCTAAATCAAAAGGTATAAATACCGTGGTTCGTGGTCTTAGAGCAGTTAGCGACTTTGAGTATGAGCTTCAGATAGGATACGCAAACGCCTCTCTTTGGAGCGAGTTTGAAACGGTATATTTTATGCCGAGTTTAAAAAATGCTTTTATATCAAGCTCTATCGTAAGATCCGTGCTAAAGCATGGTGGAGATATAAGAAGTTTGGTTCCTATTAGCGTGTTAGAAGAGATCAAAGGAAAATTATGTTAG
- the tmk gene encoding dTMP kinase (Pfam match to PF02223.13 Thymidylate_kin) has protein sequence MLVNFEGVDGVGKSTQISLLKEFRNDAVITKEPGGTEFGLMIRDYLLKNASQISNKTEIFLFLADRAEHYEKVLKPNYGNLVLNDRSFVSGMAYAMASDSSLDIGLLLDLNKFALNGDLGDKFVFLKADEMLLKNRLFSRGTSDEIEMRGIEYLMRVQGFMSIILSDLKFDVLEIDASLEVLEIQEKIRKFI, from the coding sequence ATGTTAGTAAATTTTGAAGGAGTTGATGGAGTCGGAAAATCAACTCAAATTTCACTTTTAAAAGAATTTAGAAATGATGCCGTGATAACAAAAGAGCCCGGAGGCACGGAGTTTGGGCTTATGATTAGGGATTATCTACTTAAAAATGCAAGTCAAATTTCTAATAAAACCGAAATTTTTTTATTTTTAGCTGATCGCGCCGAACATTATGAAAAAGTTCTAAAACCTAACTACGGAAATCTCGTTTTAAACGATAGAAGTTTTGTTTCTGGTATGGCTTATGCTATGGCAAGTGATAGTTCTTTAGATATCGGCTTACTTTTGGATCTGAATAAATTTGCTTTAAACGGCGATCTTGGAGATAAATTTGTATTTTTAAAAGCTGATGAAATGTTACTTAAAAATAGACTATTTAGTCGTGGAACTAGTGATGAGATAGAGATGCGCGGGATTGAGTATTTAATGAGAGTTCAAGGATTTATGAGTATAATACTTTCCGATTTAAAGTTTGATGTTTTGGAGATCGATGCCTCGCTCGAGGTTCTTGAAATTCAAGAAAAAATAAGGAAATTTATATGA
- the hisS gene encoding histidyl-tRNA synthetase (Pfam matches to PF13393.2 tRNA-synt_His, and to PF03129.16 HGTP_anticodon) translates to MINALRGMKDLLDNDGKLYKFIVEICESVAKNYGYEFCETPKMEETSLFKRSVGESSDIVGKEMYQFIDKGGNDVCLRPEGTAGVVRAFIEAKFDRAGGVKRYYYYGSMFRYERPQRGRLREFHQFGVECFGESSVYEDASVILMLNEILDKLGIKTTLKINSLGDSECMPKYRQKLISFIDEKKDELCEDCRRRLTTNPIRVLDCKNEHCQILLKNTPLIIENLNEECENDFLNLKKILTQNKVKFEVDGRLVRGLDYYCKTAFEFVSDEIGSKSAVAGGGRYDRLVDFLGGKATPAVGWAMGCERIMEILKQKEFTSKREGIYICALDEKYIDEIYKIGLELRKNHKVEISYEAKSPNKHLNLADKKFAKLFLCMGEDEAKNGEIWYKNLENKDEKRIKILNLEGEL, encoded by the coding sequence ATGATAAACGCTCTGCGTGGGATGAAAGACCTGCTTGATAATGATGGAAAACTTTATAAATTTATAGTAGAAATATGCGAAAGTGTTGCAAAAAATTACGGTTATGAATTTTGTGAAACTCCAAAAATGGAAGAAACATCACTATTTAAAAGAAGCGTCGGCGAAAGTAGCGATATAGTCGGCAAAGAGATGTATCAGTTTATCGACAAAGGCGGCAACGATGTCTGTTTAAGACCAGAGGGAACTGCTGGAGTAGTTCGAGCCTTTATAGAAGCTAAATTTGATAGAGCTGGTGGAGTAAAACGTTATTATTATTATGGAAGTATGTTTCGTTATGAAAGACCGCAACGCGGACGCTTAAGAGAGTTTCATCAATTTGGCGTGGAGTGTTTTGGTGAATCAAGCGTTTATGAAGATGCGAGCGTCATACTTATGTTAAACGAAATTTTAGATAAACTCGGTATAAAAACTACATTAAAGATAAATTCCCTTGGCGATAGTGAATGTATGCCAAAATACAGACAAAAATTAATTTCTTTTATAGATGAAAAAAAAGATGAATTATGTGAGGATTGTCGTCGTAGGCTTACTACAAATCCTATTAGAGTATTGGACTGTAAAAATGAACATTGCCAAATTCTGCTTAAAAATACACCTCTTATAATTGAAAATTTAAATGAAGAGTGCGAAAATGACTTTTTAAATTTAAAAAAGATACTAACTCAAAATAAAGTCAAATTTGAAGTAGATGGAAGACTTGTTCGTGGATTAGACTACTACTGTAAAACCGCATTTGAGTTTGTAAGCGATGAGATAGGCTCTAAAAGTGCAGTCGCAGGCGGTGGAAGATATGATAGACTAGTTGATTTTTTAGGCGGAAAAGCTACTCCTGCTGTAGGCTGGGCTATGGGTTGTGAGCGCATAATGGAGATATTAAAACAAAAAGAATTCACTTCAAAAAGAGAAGGAATTTATATCTGTGCTTTAGATGAAAAGTATATAGATGAAATTTATAAAATAGGCTTAGAACTTAGGAAAAATCATAAAGTAGAGATATCTTATGAAGCCAAAAGTCCAAATAAACATCTGAATTTAGCAGATAAAAAATTTGCTAAACTGTTTTTATGTATGGGTGAAGATGAGGCAAAAAACGGTGAAATTTGGTATAAGAATTTAGAAAATAAAGATGAAAAGCGTATAAAGATTTTAAATTTAGAAGGTGAATTATGA
- the speA gene encoding arginine decarboxylase (Pfam matches to PF02784.12 Orn_Arg_deC_N, and to PF00278.18 Orn_DAP_Arg_deC), whose product MTNDYGLSLWGDSNFIIDSGKVCLNTDFKPAIIDIVKDIRDDGYRGPLLLRFPHLIKKQIVQVYSSFDRAKKEFEYSGSFNAVYPLKVNQYPGFVENLVKLGESYGYGLEAGSKAELLLAMAYNNYGAPITVNGFKDKELIDIGFIAAEMGHNITLTIEGLNELEAIIATAKERFTPKPSIGLRIRLHSSGTGVWAKSGGINSKFGLTSTELIEAVNLLKDNELIEQFTMIHFHIGSQINEIHPLKKALVEAGNIYAELRKMGASNLKAINLGGGLAIEYSQFKEHPSRNYTLKEYANDVVYLLKTIANQKNEIEPDIFIESGRYIAANHAVLVAPVLELFSQEYTEEKLVLKTNNPPLISELYDLYTSIKPSNAIEYLHDSIAHMESVLTLFDLGYVDLHDRSNSEILVHLIMKKAISMLGNKQNYAELLKIQEEVQERYLVNFSMFQSLPDFWGLGQNFPVMPLDRLDERPTLSASIWDITCDSDGEISFDANKNPLFLHDVDIEKEQYFLGFFLVGAYQEVLGMKHNLFTHPTEATVFLNDSGSYEIKNILESQSIMDILEDLDYDIHAIRDILNERIENSTLVDEKQKKHILGELYLFLNDNGYLKTIG is encoded by the coding sequence ATGACAAATGATTATGGACTTAGTTTATGGGGAGACTCAAATTTCATCATAGATAGCGGAAAAGTATGCCTAAACACTGATTTTAAACCTGCCATAATCGATATAGTAAAAGATATAAGAGATGATGGATATAGAGGTCCTTTGTTGCTTAGATTTCCACATCTCATCAAAAAACAGATTGTTCAAGTATATTCTAGTTTTGATAGAGCGAAAAAAGAGTTTGAGTACTCAGGAAGTTTCAACGCTGTTTATCCACTAAAAGTAAATCAATACCCCGGCTTTGTGGAAAATCTAGTAAAATTAGGCGAGTCATATGGATATGGTTTAGAAGCCGGAAGCAAAGCAGAACTTCTGTTAGCTATGGCTTATAACAACTACGGAGCGCCTATTACTGTAAATGGATTTAAAGATAAAGAGCTTATAGATATAGGATTTATCGCTGCTGAAATGGGGCACAACATCACTCTTACCATAGAAGGGCTAAACGAGCTTGAAGCTATAATCGCAACGGCAAAAGAGAGATTTACTCCAAAACCGAGCATAGGGCTTCGCATAAGACTTCATAGTAGCGGAACTGGTGTTTGGGCAAAAAGCGGCGGTATAAACTCTAAGTTTGGGCTGACTTCTACTGAACTCATTGAAGCCGTAAATTTGTTAAAAGACAACGAACTTATAGAACAATTTACAATGATACATTTTCATATCGGAAGTCAGATAAATGAAATTCATCCACTTAAAAAAGCCCTTGTAGAAGCTGGAAATATATATGCAGAGCTTAGAAAAATGGGAGCTTCAAATTTAAAAGCTATAAATTTAGGTGGCGGTTTAGCTATAGAGTATTCGCAATTCAAAGAGCATCCTAGCAGAAACTATACGCTAAAAGAGTATGCAAATGACGTTGTTTATCTACTAAAAACGATAGCAAATCAAAAAAATGAGATCGAACCAGATATTTTTATAGAAAGCGGTAGATATATAGCCGCAAATCACGCTGTTTTGGTTGCTCCGGTGCTTGAACTATTTAGTCAAGAATACACAGAAGAAAAACTCGTACTAAAAACAAATAATCCACCTCTTATAAGCGAACTTTATGATCTTTATACCAGTATAAAACCTAGTAACGCTATAGAGTATCTTCACGATAGCATTGCTCATATGGAGAGCGTTTTGACGCTATTTGACCTTGGCTATGTAGATTTGCACGATCGCTCGAACTCAGAGATCTTAGTTCATCTCATTATGAAAAAAGCGATTTCTATGCTTGGTAATAAACAAAACTACGCTGAGCTTCTTAAAATTCAAGAAGAAGTTCAAGAGAGATACTTAGTAAATTTTTCGATGTTTCAAAGTTTGCCTGATTTTTGGGGTCTTGGACAAAACTTTCCTGTAATGCCTCTTGATAGACTTGATGAGCGCCCTACTTTATCTGCGTCCATTTGGGATATCACTTGCGATAGCGATGGAGAAATAAGCTTTGATGCAAATAAAAATCCACTATTTTTGCACGATGTGGATATAGAAAAAGAGCAGTATTTTTTAGGATTTTTCTTGGTCGGAGCGTATCAAGAAGTACTTGGTATGAAGCACAATCTCTTTACTCATCCAACAGAAGCGACTGTATTTTTAAATGATAGTGGTAGTTACGAGATTAAAAATATACTTGAATCTCAGTCTATTATGGATATTTTAGAAGATTTGGATTATGATATACATGCCATTAGAGATATTTTAAACGAAAGAATAGAAAACTCTACACTAGTCGATGAAAAGCAGAAAAAACATATTTTGGGAGAATTATATCTGTTTTTAAATGATAATGGTTACTTGAAAACTATAGGATAA
- the cysE gene encoding serine O-acetyltransferase (Pfam matches to PF00132.20 Hexapep, and to PF00132.20 Hexapep), with product MSFWNIIKEDLSQPKVQDPAYRCCVELVFNYPGVWAIVNYRFTHFLWEKKWHNTARVLAGISNFLTRVDLHPAAKIGRRVFIDHATGVVIGETTVIGNDCLIYQGVTFGGVSLDKGKRHPTLEDGVVVGAGAKILGNITIGKGSKIGANSVVVKDVGANCTAVGVPARAVGGCAQPFEHNKLPDITKEMIGYLIKKLEILEKEVAKSNNNIIKPDIELDELYKQYIKSIKE from the coding sequence ATGAGTTTTTGGAATATTATAAAAGAAGATTTAAGTCAGCCAAAGGTGCAAGATCCAGCTTATAGATGCTGCGTGGAGCTTGTATTTAACTATCCTGGTGTTTGGGCTATAGTAAATTACCGTTTTACTCATTTTTTATGGGAGAAAAAATGGCATAATACTGCTAGAGTTCTTGCTGGAATTAGCAACTTTTTAACTAGAGTAGATCTTCATCCTGCCGCAAAAATAGGTAGAAGAGTTTTCATAGATCACGCAACTGGAGTCGTGATAGGAGAAACTACTGTTATAGGAAATGACTGCTTGATATATCAAGGAGTTACTTTTGGCGGAGTTAGTCTCGATAAGGGTAAAAGACACCCTACTTTAGAAGATGGCGTAGTAGTAGGAGCCGGAGCTAAAATACTTGGAAATATAACTATAGGAAAAGGCTCTAAGATAGGAGCAAATTCAGTTGTGGTAAAAGATGTGGGTGCTAATTGCACTGCTGTAGGAGTTCCTGCTAGAGCAGTTGGTGGATGCGCTCAACCTTTCGAACACAATAAGCTTCCAGATATAACAAAAGAGATGATAGGATATCTTATAAAAAAATTAGAAATACTTGAAAAAGAAGTTGCAAAAAGTAACAATAATATTATAAAACCAGATATTGAATTAGACGAGTTATATAAACAATACATAAAATCAATCAAGGAGTGA
- the aspB gene encoding aspartate aminotransferase, aminotransferase, classes I and II (Pfam match to PF00155.17 Aminotran_1_2), with protein MLSKKIGVLSESLTIAISSKAKEMKANGQDVISFSAGEPDFDTPNVIKEAVKRALDSGCGKYTPVPGRPEVLKAIATKLKRDNNLEYKTSQIVTNVGAKHSLFNIFQCIIDDGDEVIMASPYWVSYPEIVKFSGGKPVIVETDESSKFKLTSEALKKAITPKTKAIVLNSPSNPCGGVYTKAELEAIAKVLEGTNIVVLSDEIYEKLTYNGEFVATASISEDMFKRTITINGLSKCGAMPGWRFGYMASVMDDINAAVKKLQSQSTSNISSIVQDGAIPALLGEADKDIDFMRSKFIERRDYAVAAINAIKGLNVVKPDGAFYLFVNCKEVESDSMKFCKDMLENALVATVPGVGFGMDGYFRLSFACDMDSIKKGIDRIAKFVESYKK; from the coding sequence ATGTTATCTAAGAAGATTGGAGTGCTTTCAGAAAGCCTAACCATAGCTATTAGCTCAAAAGCAAAAGAGATGAAAGCAAACGGACAAGATGTCATAAGCTTTAGCGCCGGTGAGCCTGACTTTGATACACCAAACGTCATAAAAGAAGCTGTAAAAAGAGCATTGGATTCTGGTTGTGGAAAATACACTCCAGTACCAGGACGCCCTGAAGTATTAAAAGCTATAGCCACAAAGCTAAAAAGAGATAATAACTTAGAATACAAAACAAGCCAAATCGTTACAAACGTAGGAGCTAAACACTCTTTGTTTAATATCTTTCAGTGTATCATAGACGATGGAGATGAAGTTATAATGGCTTCTCCATACTGGGTAAGTTATCCTGAGATAGTTAAGTTTAGCGGTGGAAAACCAGTGATAGTAGAAACCGACGAGAGTAGTAAATTTAAACTCACAAGTGAAGCTTTGAAAAAAGCTATAACTCCAAAAACGAAGGCTATCGTACTAAACAGCCCTAGCAATCCGTGCGGTGGTGTTTATACAAAAGCTGAGCTTGAAGCCATAGCAAAAGTTTTAGAAGGCACAAATATCGTTGTTCTAAGCGACGAAATTTATGAAAAACTCACATATAACGGCGAGTTTGTAGCCACAGCTAGCATAAGCGAGGATATGTTCAAACGTACCATAACCATAAACGGTCTTAGCAAATGCGGAGCGATGCCGGGCTGGAGATTTGGATATATGGCTAGTGTTATGGACGATATAAATGCGGCAGTTAAAAAACTACAAAGCCAAAGCACTAGTAATATCTCAAGTATAGTTCAAGACGGAGCCATACCTGCTTTGCTTGGCGAAGCAGATAAAGATATAGATTTTATGCGTTCTAAATTTATAGAACGTCGCGACTACGCAGTAGCTGCTATAAATGCTATAAAAGGACTTAATGTCGTAAAACCTGATGGTGCATTTTATCTATTTGTAAATTGCAAAGAAGTGGAGTCAGACTCTATGAAATTTTGCAAAGATATGCTAGAAAACGCTCTTGTAGCAACCGTTCCAGGCGTAGGGTTTGGTATGGACGGATACTTTAGACTAAGTTTTGCTTGCGATATGGATAGTATAAAAAAAGGAATTGATAGAATAGCTAAATTTGTAGAAAGCTATAAAAAATAG
- a CDS encoding glycosyltransferase, family 2 (Pfam match to PF00535.22 Glycos_transf_2), whose translation MPKISVIIPCFNAEGFLKECLESLLNQSFKDIEVIAINDGSSDDTLDILNKFASIDSRITIIDQQNSGASAARNAGIKASNGKFIMFLDSDDFLSSNEILHKLYNIALNLDADLVFGDFNYYKNGEIRYQKNYICDEGIVDKEQFLFDYFTLNPSKSTFPTVCAKIIKTEILKNNNLEFLKDVFIAEDANLNAKIIWLANKIAKLNDPIYNYRIGDNNSSKKFKFKHFTDVRAAEMDLRNFFSKFNLLKTQKAYLECYFLILRYNAALTMKPYSFDDYEKAMEFACADIKNSFKSDGFTLLNKKLKILFYLYKFSCNYKIYAKLLNFIHKLRH comes from the coding sequence GTGCCAAAAATCAGCGTGATAATCCCCTGCTTCAACGCAGAGGGATTTTTAAAAGAGTGTTTAGAATCACTGCTAAATCAAAGCTTTAAAGATATAGAAGTCATAGCTATCAACGACGGAAGCAGTGACGACACTCTAGATATTTTAAATAAATTTGCTAGTATTGATAGTCGCATTACCATCATAGATCAACAAAACAGCGGCGCTAGTGCAGCTAGAAACGCAGGGATAAAAGCTAGCAATGGTAAGTTTATAATGTTTTTAGATAGCGATGATTTTTTAAGCTCAAACGAAATTTTACATAAGCTTTATAATATTGCTTTAAATTTAGATGCGGATCTCGTATTTGGTGATTTTAATTATTATAAAAACGGTGAAATCAGATATCAAAAAAACTATATTTGTGATGAAGGAATAGTGGATAAAGAGCAGTTTTTATTTGATTATTTCACTCTAAATCCATCTAAAAGTACTTTTCCTACAGTGTGTGCAAAGATAATCAAAACTGAAATTTTAAAAAATAATAATTTAGAATTTTTAAAAGACGTTTTTATCGCCGAAGATGCGAATTTAAATGCTAAAATCATATGGCTAGCAAACAAAATCGCAAAATTAAACGATCCGATTTATAACTACAGAATCGGAGATAATAATAGTTCAAAAAAATTTAAATTTAAACATTTTACCGATGTTAGAGCTGCGGAAATGGATTTAAGAAATTTCTTTTCTAAATTTAATCTTTTAAAAACTCAAAAAGCTTATCTGGAGTGTTATTTCCTCATTTTAAGATATAATGCGGCGCTAACTATGAAACCATATAGTTTTGATGATTACGAAAAAGCTATGGAATTTGCTTGCGCAGATATAAAAAATAGTTTTAAAAGCGATGGATTTACGCTGCTTAACAAAAAATTAAAAATACTATTTTATCTATATAAATTTAGCTGTAACTACAAAATATATGCAAAATTATTAAATTTTATACATAAACTTAGACATTAA
- a CDS encoding flavodoxin, long chain type (Pfam match to PF00258.21 Flavodoxin_1), producing MSKIGVIYGSNQGDTKEVAEYIASKFDSEIINATDLTADFFTKFDKFIFAASTHGNGELQKDFKAKLALVAEADFSGKTIALVGVGGQVKHGSTFLDGLVEFLPLIRGAKLVGSSQVDGYKFSHSLSFINGKFIGASIDFKNDPNWKARADKWVDSVKNEF from the coding sequence ATGTCAAAGATAGGCGTAATTTATGGCTCAAATCAAGGTGATACGAAAGAGGTTGCTGAGTACATAGCTAGTAAATTTGATAGCGAAATTATTAATGCTACTGATTTAACGGCTGATTTTTTCACTAAATTTGATAAATTTATATTTGCTGCTTCTACTCACGGTAATGGCGAACTTCAAAAGGATTTTAAAGCTAAGTTAGCATTAGTTGCCGAAGCTGATTTTAGTGGAAAAACCATAGCTTTAGTTGGAGTAGGCGGTCAAGTTAAGCACGGATCTACATTTTTAGATGGTTTAGTAGAGTTTTTACCGCTTATCCGCGGCGCTAAACTAGTAGGTTCAAGTCAAGTTGATGGATATAAATTTAGCCATTCGTTATCATTTATAAACGGTAAATTTATAGGAGCTTCGATAGACTTTAAAAATGATCCAAACTGGAAAGCAAGAGCCGATAAATGGGTTGATAGCGTGAAAAACGAGTTTTAA
- a CDS encoding putative tripartite tricarboxylate transport protein TctABC, extracytoplasmic tricarboxylate-binding receptor TctC — MKKSVKLAFSVAILISLANSLQAFEPKKPTCLAPAKPGGGFDLTCKIAANSFAVTHLLNKPMIVNFMPGGVGAVAYNHVIGQKPNDGDVIVAFSSGSALNIAQGKFGKYNENAVRWLDGKFKELPTAKEQGYDVVWSTWRGYYMGPKVSDTQYDFWVEKFKKLSQTDEFKKERDLRGLQSFTMVGSEFDHFVKSEVAKFKSMAREAGLVK, encoded by the coding sequence ATGAAAAAATCTGTCAAACTTGCTTTTAGTGTGGCTATTTTAATTAGTTTAGCAAATTCGCTACAAGCATTTGAACCCAAAAAACCTACTTGTCTAGCACCAGCAAAACCTGGGGGAGGATTTGATCTCACCTGCAAAATCGCAGCAAACTCTTTTGCTGTAACACATCTGTTGAACAAACCTATGATAGTAAATTTTATGCCAGGAGGAGTTGGAGCCGTAGCGTATAATCACGTAATAGGTCAAAAACCAAACGACGGAGATGTCATAGTAGCATTTAGTTCTGGTTCTGCTTTAAATATAGCTCAGGGAAAATTCGGAAAATATAATGAAAATGCAGTAAGATGGCTTGATGGTAAATTTAAAGAGCTGCCAACAGCAAAAGAACAAGGATATGACGTTGTTTGGAGTACTTGGAGAGGATATTATATGGGACCAAAAGTTAGTGATACGCAGTATGATTTTTGGGTGGAAAAATTTAAAAAACTATCGCAAACTGATGAATTTAAAAAAGAACGAGACCTTAGAGGTTTGCAATCTTTTACTATGGTAGGCTCGGAATTTGACCATTTTGTAAAAAGTGAAGTCGCCAAATTTAAAAGTATGGCGCGTGAGGCTGGGCTTGTAAAATGA
- a CDS encoding putative tripartite tricarboxylate transport protein TctABC, membrane-spanning subunit TctB (Pfam match to PF07331.7 TctB) — translation MTERLFGVFLFCTGIFVIYGAMSFNVAFSYDPLGPKTFPILLGILLSVLSVFIIIGPSKAEFANLSINLKIIYLVALIILYQLSFDFLGFLFATFILVSLVSKIFKATNIEAVICGILVSITVYLVFKEVLDIPLPTGVIFENILVEYMEILSLLGHGFSVAFQPLNLF, via the coding sequence ATGACAGAAAGATTGTTTGGAGTATTTTTATTTTGTACTGGAATATTTGTTATCTATGGTGCGATGAGCTTCAATGTAGCATTTTCGTATGACCCTCTTGGTCCTAAAACTTTTCCTATACTGCTTGGAATCTTACTTAGCGTATTGTCTGTTTTTATCATTATCGGACCGAGCAAAGCAGAATTTGCAAATTTATCTATAAATTTAAAAATTATATATCTGGTCGCGCTTATCATTTTATATCAGCTAAGCTTTGATTTTTTAGGATTTTTATTTGCGACTTTTATACTAGTTAGCTTAGTGTCTAAGATATTTAAAGCTACAAATATCGAAGCGGTGATATGCGGAATTTTGGTCAGCATTACCGTTTATTTGGTGTTTAAAGAGGTTTTGGATATCCCGCTACCTACTGGTGTAATTTTTGAAAATATCTTAGTAGAATATATGGAAATTTTATCTCTTTTAGGGCATGGATTTAGCGTTGCTTTTCAGCCTTTAAATTTATTTTAG
- the oorC gene encoding 2-oxoglutarate:acceptor oxidoreductase, gamma subunit (Pfam match to PF01558.14 POR): MSSAELRFVGVGGQGVILAGEILSAAKIEAGGYGIKASTYTSQVRGGPTKVDIILSDEEIRYPYANEGEIEFMLATAQNSYDTFKSGVKEGGIIVVEPNLVKPSEEDKKRWKIYEIPIISIAKDEVGNVITQSVVALGVAVKFTGVMDAEIVRKEMLSTVPDKVKEANNKAYDLGMSYASKYL; encoded by the coding sequence ATGAGTTCAGCAGAGTTAAGATTTGTCGGAGTAGGCGGACAAGGTGTTATATTAGCCGGAGAGATACTTTCAGCAGCAAAAATAGAAGCGGGCGGATATGGTATAAAAGCTTCTACTTATACTTCACAAGTGCGTGGTGGTCCAACAAAAGTTGATATCATTCTTAGCGATGAGGAGATAAGATATCCTTATGCAAATGAGGGTGAAATAGAGTTTATGCTAGCTACTGCACAAAATAGTTACGATACTTTTAAGAGTGGTGTAAAAGAGGGCGGTATCATCGTAGTAGAACCGAATTTGGTAAAACCTAGCGAAGAAGATAAAAAACGCTGGAAAATATATGAAATTCCTATTATTTCGATAGCTAAAGATGAAGTCGGAAATGTTATCACTCAAAGCGTTGTCGCTCTTGGCGTAGCCGTTAAATTTACGGGCGTTATGGATGCAGAAATTGTACGTAAAGAGATGTTAAGCACAGTTCCTGATAAGGTTAAAGAAGCAAATAATAAAGCGTATGATCTTGGTATGTCTTACGCTTCAAAGTATCTTTAA